Proteins from a single region of Theobroma cacao cultivar B97-61/B2 chromosome 10, Criollo_cocoa_genome_V2, whole genome shotgun sequence:
- the LOC18585878 gene encoding receptor-like protein kinase FERONIA — protein sequence MGNPSYFLPSCFKVFTRTAGNRKSEKSKGNEKHARIQYPAALPEEICRQFSLTEITAATNNFHPKYLIAVGYFGKVFEGIVDDGHVVAVRRFNPDSVRAVFNEFQTEVKLLCQLRHQHLVSLIGFCNDKDELILVYELMKNGTLCHHLYGSVYDPLPWKQRLEICIGAARGLHYLHTGAKHAVIHRDVKSTNILLDDKWVSKLSNLMFAKMRPQPSYSNTSNVLKRIDSRLAGTVGYVDPEYLGGCGVSEKCDVYSFGVVLFEVLCARKVADPTLDEYERLLPDWVRHCIGKGTIYNIIDPHLKGKIAPECFKIFVDIAYCCISEKGDTRPEMGEVELMLELALEMQEKADSQMRDIDPHSECMYGEISFSISVSDYSL from the coding sequence ATGGGAAATCCTTCATATTTTCTTCCAAGTTGTTTCAAAGTCTTTACGAGAACAGCAGGCAATAGAAAATCTGAAAAAAGTAAGGGAAATGAAAAACACGCCAGGATACAATATCCTGCAGCTCTCCCTGAGGAAATTTGCCGTCAATTTTCTCTAACCGAGATCACAGCTGCCACCAAcaattttcatccaaaatatcttattGCTGTTGGTTATTTTGGAAAGGTGTTCGAAGGGATTGTTGATGATGGACACGTTGTTGCTGTCAGACGCTTCAATCCAGATTCAGTACGGGCTGTATTCAATGAGTTCCAAACCGAAGTGAAGTTGCTCTGCCAGCTGCGCCACCAACATCTCGTGTCTCTGATAGGGTTCTGCAATGATAAGGACGAGTTGATCCTGGTATATGAACTCATGAAAAACGGGACACTCTGTCATCATCTCTACGGTTCTGTTTATGATCCACTTCCATGGAAGCAGAGGCTAGAGATATGTATTGGTGCAGCTCGTGGATTACATTACCTTCATACCGGAGCAAAGCATGCCGTAATTCACCGTGACGTCAAAAGCACCAATATTCTTTTGGATGACAAATGGGTTAGTAAGCTTTCTAATTTAATGTTTGCCAAGATGCGTCCACAACCTTCATACTCTAACACATCAAATGTTTTGAAAAGAATTGATTCACGATTGGCGGGTACTGTCGGTTATGTGGATCCTGAGTATCTCGGAGGCTGTGGAGTTTCAGAAAAATGTGATGTGTACTCATTTGGAGTTGTTTTATTTGAAGTTTTGTGTGCTAGAAAGGTGGCTGATCCAACATTGGACGAGTATGAACGACTTCTACCTGATTGGGTCCGTCACTGTATAGGCAAAGGAAccatttataatataattgaCCCACATCTAAAAGGGAAGATAGCTCCAGAGTGTTTCAAAATATTCGTGGATATCGCTTATTGTTGTATCAGTGAGAAGGGGGATACACGGCCTGAGATGGGTGAAGTGGAGCTAATGTTAGAGCTTGCATTGGAGATGCAAGAGAAAGCAGATTCCCAAATGAGGGATATTGATCCTCATAGTGAATGTATGTATGGagaaatatcattttctatatcTGTTTCTGACTACAGTTTGTGA
- the LOC108663786 gene encoding receptor-like protein kinase FERONIA, whose amino-acid sequence MGNPSHFLPSCFTAGNRKPEISKGNEKHARIQYPAPLPEEICRQFSLTEIKAATNNFHPKSLIGVSYFAKVFKGIVDDGNVVAVKRLRPDSAQKALKEFQKEVLMLCQLRHQHLVSLIGYCNDKGEKIVVYELMKNGTLREHLYGSDYDPLPWKQRLEICIGTARGLHYLHTGAKHAVIHRDIKSSNILLDDKWVSKFSNFTLSEMRSQPSYSDTSKLLTKIISPLAGTKGYVDPECLKGYGVSEKSDVYSFGVVLFEVLCGRKVVDPILDENEQYLLGWVCQCIDKGTIYNIIDPHLKRKIAPECLKIFVDIAYSCISENGDTRPEMGQVELMLELALEMQEKADSQMRDVDPHSECMHREEPFSISVSDHSL is encoded by the coding sequence ATGGGAAAtccttcacattttcttccaAGTTGCTTCACAGCAGGCAATAGAAAACCAGAAATAAGTAAGGGAAATGAAAAGCACGCTAGGATACAATATCCAGCACCTCTTCCTGAGGAAATTTGCCGTCAATTTTCTCTAACCGAGATCAAAGCTGCTACCAAcaattttcatccaaaatcTCTTATTGGTGTTAGTTATTTTGCAAAGGTGTTCAAAGGGATTGTTGATGATGGAAACGTTGTTGCTGTCAAACGCCTCAGACCAGATTCAGCACAAAAGGCGCTCAAAGAGTTCCAAAAAGAAGTGCTGATGCTCTGCCAGTTGCGCCACCAACATCTCGTGTCTCTCATCGGGTACTGCAATGATAAGGGTGAGAAGATCGTTGTATACGAACTCATGAAAAACGGGACACTCCGTGAACATCTCTATGGTTCTGATTATGATCCACTCCCATGGAAGCAGAGGCTAGAGATATGTATTGGTACAGCTCGTGGATTACATTACCTTCATACTGGAGCAAAGCATGCCGTAATTCACCGTGACATCAAGAGCAGCAATATTCTTTTGGACGATAAATGGGTTAGTAAGTTTTCTAATTTCACGCTCTCCGAGATGCGTTCACAACCTTCATACTCTGACACGTCAAAacttttgacaaaaattatttcacCATTGGCGGGTACTAAGGGTTATGTGGATCCTGAGTGTCTCAAAGGTTATGGAGTTTCAGAAAAAAGTGATGTGTACTCATTTGGAGTTGTTTTATTTGAAGTTTTGTGTGGTAGAAAGGTGGTTGATCCAATATTGGATGAGAATGAACAATATCTACTTGGTTGGGTCTGTCAGTGTATAGACAAAGGAACCATTTATAATATAATCGACCCACATCTGAAGAGGAAGATAGCTCCAGAGTGTTTGAAAATATTCGTGGATATCGCTTATTCCTGTATCAGTGAGAACGGAGATACACGGCCTGAGATGGGTCAAGTGGAGCTAATGTTAGAGCTTGCATTGGAGATGCAAGAGAAAGCAGATTCCCAAATGAGGGATGTTGATCCTCATAGTGAATGTATGCATAGAGAAGAACCATTTTCTATATCTGTTTCTGACCACAGTTTGTGA